A genomic region of Photobacterium swingsii contains the following coding sequences:
- a CDS encoding AsmA family protein, with amino-acid sequence MKKFLYILLALVLVVVIGIAALLALVDPNQFKPLIAEQVKKNTGRELVISGDIDWRFFPSVGLTLGETEFRNPEGFAEANLVRFSNAELSVAVMPLLSQQLEVGNVSLNDARVFIQTRKDGVSNLDGIGAQASTATSADESAAEQQPQSTTPESSDIAPSQESPAAGWTISLAGVELVNASAVIRDDKTGALTDIEQLNVSLTRFAPGEWAKAAFDVQGKNGELTFTAKGETELNIAPTLDGAELKALTLDAQAADKVNKIESVSLTVDQFRVGDWSALTFSAKGEIPDLAFDAKGETRLKLSADFNLASVEGLSLNSNVKGNALPRPEMKIGLTADASYDVAKGLATLSAFTTQVDEIALDGKASFQTADIPVIRFDVHSDNIDLDAFLGLDKASKAASSKTGSEAPTTGEASGTSTTQAATAVDKSKEPDLSALKTLDIAGKVAIDNFKAANAKVSAVVTELAVKKGVLNLKRFDAKLYGGSINAKATIDANGKLPTYKVTKHIKGVQVQPLLVDVAEFENLAGTGNIDINLSGTGLAETRIRQNIAGTVDINFADGSVYGVNVAEMIREARATLKGKKAEYVKEERKTDFSALTSTMKLGKGVLSTNNLYLASPLLRIDGEGQTNLVSEDIDFTVMTSVVESSQGQGGKDIDELKDLTVPIDVKGNWTEPKFSLNLKELLKRNNELEKKAEREVERGLKKLLGDKADDDKVKDAANKLLKGLFN; translated from the coding sequence ATGAAAAAGTTTCTTTATATCCTTCTTGCGCTAGTACTGGTGGTCGTCATTGGTATCGCCGCGCTCTTGGCCTTGGTTGATCCAAACCAATTTAAGCCGCTAATTGCAGAGCAAGTGAAGAAAAATACGGGCCGTGAATTAGTTATTAGCGGTGATATTGATTGGCGCTTCTTCCCAAGTGTTGGTCTTACTCTGGGGGAAACTGAGTTTCGTAACCCAGAAGGATTTGCAGAAGCGAATTTGGTTCGCTTTAGCAATGCCGAACTTTCTGTGGCTGTGATGCCACTCTTGTCGCAACAGCTTGAAGTTGGCAATGTCAGCTTAAATGATGCACGCGTCTTTATTCAAACACGTAAAGATGGCGTCAGTAACCTTGATGGCATTGGCGCACAAGCAAGCACCGCGACAAGTGCAGACGAGAGTGCTGCAGAACAGCAGCCGCAGTCGACCACTCCTGAATCATCGGACATTGCACCAAGCCAAGAGTCACCTGCTGCGGGGTGGACAATTAGCTTAGCTGGTGTGGAATTGGTCAATGCGAGTGCTGTTATTCGTGATGATAAAACGGGTGCACTGACAGATATTGAACAGTTAAACGTTAGCCTAACCCGTTTTGCTCCAGGTGAGTGGGCAAAAGCTGCGTTTGATGTGCAGGGTAAGAATGGTGAATTAACCTTTACAGCTAAAGGCGAGACTGAGCTGAATATAGCCCCAACCCTTGATGGTGCAGAGCTGAAAGCCCTTACTTTAGATGCGCAAGCGGCTGATAAGGTGAATAAGATTGAATCTGTTAGCCTGACTGTGGATCAATTTCGTGTCGGTGATTGGTCTGCACTAACTTTCAGTGCCAAAGGTGAAATTCCTGATCTTGCCTTTGATGCTAAAGGTGAAACCCGTCTAAAACTAAGTGCTGACTTTAATTTAGCTTCGGTTGAAGGGCTAAGTTTAAACAGCAATGTAAAAGGTAATGCATTACCTCGCCCTGAAATGAAAATTGGTCTAACCGCAGATGCTTCTTACGATGTAGCGAAAGGGTTAGCGACGCTATCGGCATTTACAACCCAAGTGGATGAGATTGCCCTCGATGGTAAAGCCTCTTTTCAAACGGCTGATATTCCTGTGATTCGTTTCGATGTGCACAGCGATAACATCGATTTAGATGCTTTCCTTGGGTTAGATAAAGCCAGTAAGGCAGCGTCGAGTAAAACAGGCAGTGAAGCACCAACTACTGGTGAAGCCTCGGGTACGAGCACGACACAAGCAGCAACTGCAGTTGATAAATCTAAAGAGCCTGATTTATCAGCCCTGAAAACACTCGATATTGCGGGTAAAGTGGCGATAGATAACTTTAAAGCGGCGAACGCGAAAGTTTCTGCTGTAGTGACTGAGTTAGCCGTTAAGAAGGGCGTACTTAACCTAAAACGCTTTGATGCTAAGCTCTACGGTGGCTCTATTAATGCAAAAGCGACAATAGATGCTAACGGTAAGTTACCTACTTATAAAGTGACTAAGCACATTAAAGGTGTTCAAGTTCAACCCTTGCTCGTGGATGTTGCTGAATTCGAAAACCTTGCAGGTACGGGTAATATAGATATTAACTTATCAGGTACGGGCTTAGCCGAAACACGTATCCGACAGAACATAGCTGGTACGGTTGATATCAACTTTGCTGATGGTTCAGTATACGGCGTTAATGTGGCTGAGATGATCCGTGAAGCGCGTGCCACGTTAAAAGGCAAGAAAGCTGAATACGTGAAAGAAGAGCGTAAAACCGACTTCTCAGCGTTAACCTCGACAATGAAGCTAGGAAAGGGTGTACTTTCGACCAACAATTTATATTTGGCATCGCCATTGTTGCGCATTGATGGTGAAGGTCAAACTAATCTAGTGTCAGAAGATATCGACTTTACTGTGATGACATCTGTTGTGGAGTCTTCACAGGGACAGGGTGGTAAAGATATCGATGAACTGAAAGACCTTACGGTGCCCATTGATGTGAAAGGTAATTGGACTGAGCCTAAATTTTCTCTGAACCTGAAAGAGCTATTAAAGCGTAATAATGAGTTAGAGAAAAAAGCAGAACGTGAAGTAGAGCGTGGCTTGAAAAAGCTGTTAGGTGATAAAGCAGATGACGACAAAGTCAAAGATGCAGCCAATAAATTGCTTAAAGGTCTGTTTAATTAA
- a CDS encoding CBS domain-containing protein translates to MPTKVSEYMTRKVITITAETGLREAFFKMRDEGIRHLPVINQDNIVIGMVSDRELRRPGWVDETPDIGHDYALSDDLHIGDVMITDVIHVRTYDTLTKAVATLLDNTIGAAPVFDKTGDLVGMLSAVDLLRAFQDSLESQKQNKKKKAAV, encoded by the coding sequence ATGCCGACAAAAGTCTCAGAGTATATGACACGCAAAGTGATTACGATCACCGCTGAAACTGGCTTAAGAGAAGCTTTTTTTAAGATGCGAGATGAAGGTATCCGCCACTTACCCGTTATCAACCAAGATAATATAGTAATAGGTATGGTGAGTGATCGTGAACTTCGTCGACCAGGTTGGGTAGATGAAACCCCCGACATTGGTCATGACTATGCCCTCTCAGACGATTTGCACATTGGCGATGTAATGATTACTGATGTTATCCATGTGCGCACTTACGATACGCTAACCAAAGCGGTAGCGACACTACTCGATAACACAATAGGTGCAGCGCCCGTCTTTGATAAGACAGGCGATCTGGTTGGAATGCTTTCTGCGGTTGATTTACTCCGAGCCTTTCAAGATAGCTTAGAATCACAAAAGCAAAATAAGAAGAAAAAGGCAGCTGTTTAA
- a CDS encoding metal-dependent hydrolase, translating to MDSVTQAALGAAVAGLIAGKKCSPKVLLAGAALGTLPDLDVLIHYGDPVSDMVKHRGFSHSIFVLLPFSWLLALVWQRFKPTVFSFMHLWFLVAACLITHPLLDSFTSYGTQLLWPLSASIAVSSIFIIDPIYTVPLVVMVLASLLWREKGAKLCGIGLGLSSLYLTWSVVALSMVENRVENQLVGTPLEAQPVFIAPTPLNTVLWRIVVLDGDTYWEGLTSLLDDNPHIDFIAKDRGKWPLQDKPQHLLMLEQFTQDFVKYQHIENRLTATDLRLGVAQYLPFSFQFAQQNTGHEWQFGLPIAIESPNVRIKHVPALWLRLLGNQAIDANLCHEAECPKLERSAQAAIIAG from the coding sequence TTGGATTCAGTTACACAAGCGGCATTAGGTGCGGCTGTCGCCGGTCTTATTGCAGGGAAGAAGTGTTCACCTAAAGTGCTTTTAGCGGGGGCTGCTCTGGGCACTCTACCTGATCTTGATGTGCTTATTCATTACGGCGATCCTGTTTCTGATATGGTGAAGCACCGAGGCTTTAGCCATTCTATCTTTGTGCTGCTGCCTTTCTCATGGCTGTTGGCATTGGTTTGGCAGCGGTTTAAGCCCACAGTATTTTCTTTCATGCATTTATGGTTCTTGGTTGCCGCTTGTTTGATAACCCATCCACTGCTTGATTCTTTCACCTCTTATGGCACACAACTGCTTTGGCCGCTTTCTGCCAGTATTGCAGTGTCGAGTATTTTTATCATCGATCCTATTTATACCGTCCCATTGGTTGTAATGGTGTTGGCGAGCTTATTGTGGCGTGAAAAGGGCGCAAAGCTATGTGGCATTGGGCTAGGGCTTTCATCTTTATATTTAACCTGGTCAGTTGTTGCGTTATCTATGGTAGAAAATCGAGTTGAAAATCAATTGGTAGGTACGCCACTTGAAGCACAGCCTGTTTTTATTGCACCAACACCATTAAATACCGTGCTTTGGCGGATAGTAGTGCTTGACGGTGATACATACTGGGAAGGGCTAACTTCGTTACTGGATGACAATCCTCATATCGATTTTATCGCCAAAGACCGTGGGAAATGGCCTTTGCAGGATAAACCCCAACACTTACTGATGTTAGAGCAATTTACACAAGACTTTGTTAAATACCAACACATTGAAAATAGGCTAACTGCGACAGATCTTCGTCTAGGTGTGGCACAGTATTTACCTTTTAGCTTTCAATTTGCTCAGCAAAATACGGGGCATGAGTGGCAATTTGGTTTACCTATTGCCATAGAGTCTCCTAACGTACGTATCAAGCATGTTCCCGCACTATGGTTACGGTTATTGGGAAATCAGGCAATAGATGCAAATTTATGCCACGAGGCGGAGTGCCCTAAGTTGGAACGGTCAGCTCAAGCGGCAATCATTGCAGGTTAA